One genomic region from Salinicola endophyticus encodes:
- a CDS encoding FAD-binding oxidoreductase — MPTSQPMLRSLWADSQPPAALLPPLEGACHSDVLIVGGGFTGVAAALALAERGISTRLLEADTIGWGASGRNGGQVIPGLKYDPDQLIERYGQERGERLIDTSSRNADVVFELIQRHAIDCDAQRQGWLQPAATRAGIQRIESRAAQWAARGVEVEWLAREACAERLGTTAYLAGWRDPRAGSLNPLAFVRGLARAASAAGAQLHEGSAVTGLARHAGGWRASTARGEVTAERVLLCTNGYTDTLQPGLARSVIAANSFQIATRPLSAEEGATILPRGEVASDARKLLFYFRRDAAGRLLFGGRGPFHDPRAPSDFRHLISGMTRLYPALKGVEIDYAWGGRVALTQDAMPHVHEPAPGLHVALGYNGRGVGMGTHLGSLIGRHLGTRALADALPLPLTPIAPIPLHGLQRLYVAAVIQYYRTQDWLER, encoded by the coding sequence ATGCCCACTTCACAGCCGATGCTGCGCTCGCTCTGGGCCGACAGCCAGCCGCCGGCGGCGCTGCTTCCCCCCCTCGAGGGCGCCTGCCACAGCGACGTGCTGATCGTCGGCGGCGGCTTCACCGGGGTCGCGGCGGCACTTGCGCTGGCCGAACGCGGCATCTCGACGCGTCTACTGGAGGCCGACACGATCGGCTGGGGTGCCTCGGGGCGCAACGGCGGCCAGGTCATCCCGGGGCTCAAGTACGACCCCGATCAGCTGATCGAACGCTATGGTCAGGAGCGCGGCGAGCGCCTGATCGACACCAGCAGCCGCAATGCCGACGTGGTCTTCGAGCTCATCCAGCGCCACGCCATCGACTGCGACGCGCAGCGCCAAGGCTGGCTGCAACCCGCGGCCACCCGCGCCGGTATCCAGCGGATCGAGAGCCGCGCCGCGCAGTGGGCCGCGCGTGGGGTCGAGGTCGAGTGGCTGGCGCGGGAGGCCTGCGCCGAACGCCTCGGTACCACGGCCTATCTGGCCGGCTGGCGCGATCCCCGGGCGGGCAGCCTCAACCCATTGGCCTTCGTGCGCGGCCTGGCCCGAGCAGCGAGCGCCGCGGGTGCACAGCTCCACGAAGGTTCGGCAGTGACCGGGCTGGCCCGCCATGCCGGGGGCTGGCGGGCGTCCACCGCCCGTGGGGAAGTGACGGCCGAGCGCGTGCTGCTGTGCACCAACGGCTATACCGACACCCTGCAGCCCGGTCTGGCGCGCAGTGTGATCGCCGCCAACAGTTTTCAGATCGCTACCCGGCCGCTGAGCGCGGAGGAAGGCGCGACCATTCTGCCCCGGGGAGAGGTCGCCTCGGATGCGCGCAAGCTGCTGTTCTATTTCCGCCGCGATGCCGCCGGCCGGCTGCTGTTCGGCGGACGTGGGCCTTTCCATGACCCCCGCGCCCCCAGCGATTTCCGCCATCTGATCAGCGGCATGACCAGGCTCTATCCGGCGCTGAAGGGCGTCGAGATCGACTATGCCTGGGGCGGACGGGTGGCGCTGACCCAGGATGCCATGCCGCACGTGCACGAACCCGCCCCCGGCTTGCACGTGGCGTTGGGTTACAACGGCCGTGGCGTGGGAATGGGCACCCATCTAGGCAGCCTGATCGGTCGCCATCTCGGTACCCGGG
- a CDS encoding amino acid ABC transporter ATP-binding protein: MIAIDHIHKAFGATQVLKGVSLEVAAGEVVCLIGPSGSGKSTVLRCINGLESYDSGTITIHGQTVDVRRSDIHCLRTRVGMVFQRFNLFPHRTVLENVMEGPVFVKGESRAEARQHAQALLEKVGLAEKQTAYPTQLSGGQQQRVAIARALAMRPEAILFDEPTSALDPELVGDVLTVMRDLAAEGMTMVVVTHEMSFAKEVADRVCFLYGGQIVEEGPASRVLSEPQNARTQDFLRRVLDH; the protein is encoded by the coding sequence ATGATCGCCATCGACCATATCCACAAGGCCTTCGGCGCGACCCAGGTGCTCAAGGGCGTCAGTCTCGAGGTCGCCGCCGGCGAAGTGGTCTGTCTCATCGGCCCGTCGGGCTCGGGCAAGTCCACCGTGCTGCGCTGCATCAACGGTCTGGAGAGTTACGACAGCGGCACGATCACCATCCATGGCCAGACAGTGGATGTCCGGCGCAGCGATATCCACTGCCTGCGCACCCGGGTCGGCATGGTGTTCCAGCGCTTCAATCTCTTTCCCCACCGCACGGTGCTCGAGAACGTGATGGAGGGCCCTGTCTTCGTCAAGGGCGAGTCGCGGGCCGAGGCGCGCCAGCACGCCCAGGCGCTGCTCGAGAAGGTCGGCCTGGCCGAGAAGCAGACGGCCTATCCGACCCAGCTCTCCGGCGGCCAGCAGCAGCGGGTGGCGATCGCCCGGGCACTGGCCATGCGTCCGGAGGCGATCCTGTTCGACGAGCCCACCTCCGCGCTCGACCCGGAGCTGGTGGGCGACGTGCTGACGGTGATGCGCGATCTGGCCGCGGAGGGCATGACCATGGTCGTGGTCACCCACGAGATGAGTTTCGCCAAGGAGGTGGCCGACCGGGTCTGCTTCCTCTACGGCGGCCAGATCGTCGAGGAGGGGCCAGCGTCGCGCGTGCTCAGCGAGCCACAGAATGCGCGTACGCAGGATTTTCTGCGCCGCGTGCTCGACCACTGA
- a CDS encoding ABC transporter substrate-binding protein, which translates to MAAAALGLATAGINAAQAQETLVAGATPSGIPFTFLDVSSGKITGAMVDLIEAVGQDMGAKVEIKESPFNALIPSLTSGKIDIISAAMLRTPERAKVVAFSDDVYPYGEGVIVKRDHQGDIHTLDDLKGQVVGAQVGTTYVRQLQATGLFPEIRNYDTLADMMRDVSLGRIVAGIGDAPVMAYQLKQGRFADLELSPDYQQQMVGELALAVAKDNTALLERVNASLAKLKASGKLDAIFAKWGL; encoded by the coding sequence GTGGCCGCCGCTGCGCTGGGTCTCGCCACAGCGGGTATCAACGCCGCTCAGGCACAGGAGACCCTGGTCGCCGGCGCCACCCCCAGCGGTATCCCGTTCACCTTTCTGGATGTCTCCAGCGGCAAGATCACCGGCGCCATGGTCGATCTGATCGAGGCGGTGGGCCAGGACATGGGGGCCAAAGTCGAGATCAAGGAGTCGCCGTTCAATGCGCTGATTCCGTCGCTCACCTCGGGCAAGATCGACATCATCTCGGCGGCCATGCTGCGTACCCCCGAGCGCGCCAAGGTCGTCGCCTTCAGTGACGATGTCTATCCCTACGGTGAGGGCGTGATCGTCAAGCGTGATCATCAGGGCGACATTCATACACTCGATGATCTCAAGGGCCAGGTGGTCGGCGCCCAGGTGGGTACGACCTATGTACGCCAGCTGCAGGCGACCGGGCTGTTTCCCGAGATTCGCAACTACGACACCCTTGCCGACATGATGCGCGACGTCTCCCTGGGTCGCATCGTGGCGGGCATTGGCGACGCACCGGTGATGGCTTACCAGCTCAAGCAGGGCCGCTTCGCCGATCTCGAGCTGTCTCCCGACTACCAGCAGCAGATGGTGGGCGAGCTCGCGCTGGCCGTGGCCAAGGACAACACCGCGCTGCTCGAGCGCGTCAACGCCTCCCTGGCCAAGCTCAAGGCAAGCGGCAAGCTCGACGCCATCTTCGCCAAGTGGGGGCTGTAG
- a CDS encoding amino acid ABC transporter permease, whose amino-acid sequence MAYADIAAFFPILLKGAVVTVQITLGALLLSTLLGLLLALMKRSPLTPVSALAGTFINVIRGLPIIVQLFYIYFVIPELGIDLSAFQASIIGLGIAYSAYQAENFRAGIEAVDSGQIEAAKSIGMKSALIMRRVVLPQAIRIALPPYGNTAVMILKDSSLASTITVAEMTRAGQLIAASTFQNTTVYTMVALMYLALSLPLIFGVNRLERFFAKSRQGADQ is encoded by the coding sequence ATGGCGTACGCCGATATCGCCGCATTTTTCCCGATCCTGCTCAAGGGCGCCGTGGTCACGGTGCAGATCACCCTGGGCGCCCTGCTGCTCAGCACCCTGCTGGGGCTGCTGCTGGCGCTGATGAAACGCTCGCCGTTGACGCCGGTCTCGGCGCTGGCCGGCACCTTCATCAACGTGATCCGCGGCCTGCCGATCATCGTGCAGCTTTTTTACATCTACTTCGTCATTCCCGAACTGGGCATCGATCTGAGCGCCTTCCAGGCCAGCATCATCGGCCTGGGGATCGCCTATAGCGCCTATCAGGCGGAGAACTTCCGCGCCGGCATCGAGGCGGTCGACTCGGGCCAGATCGAAGCGGCCAAGTCCATCGGCATGAAGAGCGCCCTGATCATGCGCCGTGTGGTCCTGCCCCAGGCAATACGCATCGCCCTGCCCCCCTACGGCAATACCGCGGTCATGATCCTCAAGGACTCCTCCCTCGCCTCGACCATCACGGTGGCAGAGATGACCCGGGCCGGGCAGCTGATCGCCGCCTCGACGTTCCAGAACACCACCGTCTACACCATGGTGGCGCTGATGTACCTGGCGCTCAGCCTGCCGCTGATCTTCGGCGTCAACCGCCTGGAGCGTTTCTTCGCCAAGTCGCGACAGGGAGCCGACCAATGA